AAAATTGATTTTATGGGCAAGATTATATCAAATAAAGCGATAACTTTTCATTTAACTTAAGAAAATAAGGTAAAATACGAAAATGAGAACAAAAAAAGATATTTTAGAGATAAAAAGAAGACTTTTAGAAGAGTTTAAAGACGCCAAAAGCGAGCTTAAATTTAGAAATTTATATGAACTTCTTGTCTGCGTCATGCTCTCAGCCCAGTGCACAGACAAAAGGGTAAATTTGATCACACCTGCCCTATTTGAGGCGTATAAAGATGTTTTTGAGCTAGCTAGCGCAAATTTAGCAAGCCTAAAACTAATGATAAACTCGTGCAGCTTTTTTAATAACAAGGCGGTAAATTTAATCAAAATGGCAAACAGCGTGGTTAAGCTTTATAATGGAGAAATTCCGCTTGATGAAGAGAAGCTAAAAGCGCTTGCTGGAGTTGGACAAAAGACCGCTCATGTCGTACTTTTAGAAGCTACAAATGCAAATGTTATGGCTGTTGATACACACGTTTTTAGAGTGGCACACAGACTTGATCTTAGCCATGCAAAAACGCCAGAAGCTACTGAAGCTGATCTTAGCCATGCCTTTAAAACAGATCTTGGTAAGCTTCATCAAGCCATGGTACTCTTTGGACGTTACACCTGTAAAGCCAAAAAACCGCTTTGCCATGAGTGTATCTTAAATGATCTTTGTAACAGCAAGGACAAGATTATTTAATCTTCTCAAGCTTTGCTAGAAAATTTTTAGCATCTATAAAGCCGATAGTTCTAAGAAAATTTAGCTCGTTGCCACCATTAAATAACAAGAGTGCAGGCGGATCAATAAGCCCAAAATTTCTTAGCATTTCATCATTTTGTGGTCCACCATTTGTTACATCGATACGAATAAGTGCAAAATTTGCCAAAGCATCCATAACATCGCTATCTTTAAAAGTGATCTTTTCTATCTCTTTACAGCTTGCACACCAATCAGCATAAAAATCTACTAGAACGGGTTTGGTTGAGTTTTTTATTACCTCATTTAGTTCATCTAAATTTTTAACGGAATTAAATTTTAATGCACTATCACTTTTTGCCAAATTTAGTCCAGAAAGTGGAGAAAAAACCTCCTTTGAGCCCAAAAATGAACCAACTATTAGCATAACTGAATATATAAAAACCAAGATAAAAAACGCTTTTTTAAACTTAGCCCAGCTTTGCTCTGCTACTTCAAATGCCCCAAAATAAACCGCCATAAAAACGCCTATAATGCCATATCCTAATAGCTCAAAAAATTCTCCAAGCACACGCGAAAGGATCCAAATCGCCATTATGAGCATTAAAAAACCAAAGATTTTTTTCACTTCATCCATCCAACTACCAGGTTTTGGCAATAGCTTTCCAGAGCTTAGTCCGATAATAAGTAGTGGCACTCCCATGCCAAGCCCCATGACAAAAAGCATAATGCCACCATAAAAGATATTTCCACTTTGAGCGATATAAAGAAGCGCGCCCGCTAGTGGTGCTGCAACGCAAGGCGACACAATGAGAGCTGAGGCAAAACCCATAATAAAAATTCCAACATAGCCTGAGCTATTTTGCGATTTTTTACTTATTAAATTTTCAAATTTTGCTGGCAATTTTATATCATAAAATCCAAACATGCTAAAGCTTAAAACGACAAAAATGGCTGCAAAAGCGCCAAGTACATAGATATTTTGCAAAGCGCCTGCGATACCAAAGCCAAGTAGGCTAGCTGCCACTCCAGCTAGTGCATAAGCTAGGCTCATCGCGACAACATAAATGAATGATAATAAAAAGCCTTTTTTTGCATTTAAATTAGCACCTTTTGAGACGATTATGCTTGAAAGTATCGGTATCATCGGAAAGACGCAAGGAGTTAGTGAAAGCAAGAGACCATAACCAAAAAAGGTAAGAAGTGAGATAAAAAAATTTTTATCTCCAAGACCATTTGCGATATCTTGCTCGCTAGAAAATTCTTCAGCAAAGCTGTCGGTATCGTTTTTTTGCTCTTTTTTAAAAGTGGCGATACTAAATTTTCCAGCTTGGTCAGTTATCTCATAAATTCTACTTTGTGGACGGTAGCAAATACCGTTTTTAGCACAGCCTTGATAGTTAATGTCAAGTATTGCTTTACCATTTGAAAGATTTTCTTTTACCAAATTTAATGGGATAAAAATCGAAAAATCTTTTGGATAAATTTCATATTCTCCCGTATTTTCACTACTTGGCAAATTTAATAGCTCATTTATCTTTTTGCCAGCTAGCTTAATCTCAAAACTCTCTTTATAAAGATAGATATTTTTACCAAAGTTAAATTTTACTTCAACATTTTGACTATCAACGCTTGGAGTTAAAACAAAGGCTTTGCTAACATCTAAAACCTCGGCAAAAAGCGAGCCTACAAATAAAATAAGTGAAAAAAGAAATTTTAAAAACATACTAATCCTTGCTAAATTAAAAAAGATGATTTTAGTCTAAATTCTTAAATTTATTCTATTTTATTGTAAAATCGTGAAAATATGTGAAATTTTAAAGGAGCAAAGATGTCAAAAGACAAAAAACACCAAAAAAGTGAGAAACTTGGCTATGAGGAAGAGCTTAGACTACTTCAAATTGAACTTTTAAAATTTCAAAATTACGTAAAAGAAAAAGGCCTTAGAGTACTTATGTTAATGGAAGGGCGCGACGCAGCCGGTAAAGGAGGAACGATAAAACGCCTAACTGAGCATCTAAATCCAAGAGGTTGCCGTATAGTAGCGCTTGCTAAGCCAAGTGATGTCGAAAAAACGCAGTGGTATTTTCAAAGATATGTGACTCATCTGCCAAGTGCTGGAGAGATCGTGATCTTTGATAGAAGTTGGTACAATAGAGCTGGTGTTGAGCCAGTGATGGGCTTTTGCACGCAAGAAGAGCATAAGGAATTTTTACGTGAAGTGCCAAAATTTGAAGAGATGATCATAAACTCTGGCATAATTTTCTTTAAAATTTATCTTTCAATCACAAAAGATGAGCAGAAAAAACGCTTCAAAGAGAGGCAAAATGATCCGTTAAAGCAATTTAAAATTTCACCCGTTGATCAAAAAGCACAAGAGCTTTGGGATCAATACTCTATCGCCAAATACTCAATGCTTCTTGCCTCTCACAATAGCATTTCGCCATGGGTCATTGTCTCAAGCGATAACAAAAAAGAAGCTAGGCTAAATGTCTTTAAATTTATCCTAAGTCACGTTGAATATCCAAAAAAGATAAATGACTACTTGGAATTTGACAAAAACGTCGTAAGAGACGGAAGTGAAGAGATAAAACGCATAGAAGAAGGGCTAAATAAAGATAAGTTAAAGAGTATCGATTAAAGAATTTTTAACTTCTAGCTGGCGATTTGCTTAAATTTGCTAGCTAAATTTTTAAGCCCACCACATTACTTTTGCTAAAATGACCATTATCAGGCAAAGCACTAGAGCTATTAAATGTGAAAATTTACCAAATGGATCAGGCTTTTTTAAAAGAACGACATTAAAAACAGAGATAAAAGTTACAAGGCACATTATAAGTAAAACAAAAATTTTTATAAGCAGTAGCTTTTGAAAGTTGCTTTGCCACCAGCCAAGCTCGCCTCCAAAATAGTCTTTTGCCATATAAGCGCCACTTATTAAAAGCAATAAAAATGCTGTGCCAAAAACCTTTGCGCTGCCTTTTGTGTAGGCCTTTTTAACTATTTCAAGGGTTTTAACATCAACAGTTTTTTTAGCAAACGGATATATGCAAACATCGAAAAATACGTATCCTATAAATACAATGGCACAAATTAAATGAGTAATCAAAAAAAATAAATACATTTTTTGCCTTTTTGTTTGGCATTATATAAATTTTAACTATTTAAACTACTTATTTTGAATCAATCTTAAGGATTTATGAAGATAAATTTATAAAAGAGCAAGGCAAGCGCCCTGCTCTATTTGTCTTATTCGACTTCAGCGTCGATTACGTCATCGTCTTTTTTATTATTTCCGCCGTTTGCTCCAGCGTTTTCATCTTTTTTATACATAGCTTCTGCTAGTTTGTGGCTAGCTTTGCTTAGAGCTTCTACTTTTGCATCGATTTGCTCTTTTGAAGAATTTTCATCTTTTAAGACCTCTTTTAGATCATTTAACGCAGCTTCGATGTTACTTCTATCCTCAGCTGGAACTTTCTCGCCAAGCTCGCTCATGCTTTTTTCAGTTTGATGAACTAGTGCGTCAGCTTGGTTTCTAGCTTCGACTGCGTCTTTGCGTTTTTTGTCCTCTTCTTTATGAAGCTCAGCATCTTTTACCATATTGTTTATCTCTTCTTCGCTTAAGCCGCTTGATCCAGAGATAGTGATGTTTTGAGCTTTGCCAGTTGCTTTATCTTTTGCTGAAACGGTTAAAATTCCGTTTGCGTCGATGTCAAACTCAACTTCGATTTGAGGTACGCCTCTTGGAGCTGCTGGGATGCCTTCGAGGTTGAAATTTCCAAGTGATTTATTATCCCTTGCAAACTCACGCTCACCTTGTAAAACCATGATAGTAACGGCACTTTGGTTATCTTCAGCAGTTGAGAAAACTTGGCTTTTCTTAGTTGGTATGGTTGTACCTTTTTCGATGATCTTAGTCATCACGCCGCCAAGTGTTTCGATACCAAGGCTAAGTGGAGTTACGTCAAGAAGTAGCACGTCTTTTACATCGCCTTTTATAACAGCACCTTGGATAGCAGCACCGATGGCCACGACCTCATCTGGATTAACACTCTTATTTAGCTCTTTACCAAATGCCTTTTTAACCTCTTCTTGAACTAGTGGCACACGAGTTGAACCACCGACCATTACGACCTCTTTGATGTCGCTTTTATTTAAACCAGCGTCTTTTGTTACCTCATTTATCTTAGTGATAGTCTCGCCCACAAGTGAATCGATCATGCCCTCAAATTTAGCACGAGTTAGCTTTTTGACAAGGTGTTTTGGACCAGTCGCATCAGCTGTGATAAATGGTAAATTTATCTCAGTCTCTTGAGCTGAGCTTAGCTCTTTTTTAGCATTTTCAGCAGCTTCTTTTAAGCGTTGAAGTGCCATGATATCGCCTTTTAAATCGATACCAGTTTCATTTTTAAACTCGCTTACTAGCCAGTCAATGATCTTGTTATCAAAGTCATCACCGCCTAAGAATGCGTTACCGCCAGTTGCTAAAACTTCAACGATATTATCGCCAGTTTCAAGCACTGTAACGTCAAACGTACCACCACCTAGGTCATAAACTA
This DNA window, taken from Campylobacter concisus, encodes the following:
- the ppk2 gene encoding polyphosphate kinase 2, which translates into the protein MSKDKKHQKSEKLGYEEELRLLQIELLKFQNYVKEKGLRVLMLMEGRDAAGKGGTIKRLTEHLNPRGCRIVALAKPSDVEKTQWYFQRYVTHLPSAGEIVIFDRSWYNRAGVEPVMGFCTQEEHKEFLREVPKFEEMIINSGIIFFKIYLSITKDEQKKRFKERQNDPLKQFKISPVDQKAQELWDQYSIAKYSMLLASHNSISPWVIVSSDNKKEARLNVFKFILSHVEYPKKINDYLEFDKNVVRDGSEEIKRIEEGLNKDKLKSID
- the nth gene encoding endonuclease III; its protein translation is MRTKKDILEIKRRLLEEFKDAKSELKFRNLYELLVCVMLSAQCTDKRVNLITPALFEAYKDVFELASANLASLKLMINSCSFFNNKAVNLIKMANSVVKLYNGEIPLDEEKLKALAGVGQKTAHVVLLEATNANVMAVDTHVFRVAHRLDLSHAKTPEATEADLSHAFKTDLGKLHQAMVLFGRYTCKAKKPLCHECILNDLCNSKDKII
- the dnaK gene encoding molecular chaperone DnaK gives rise to the protein MSKVIGIDLGTTNSCVSVFERGESKVIPNKEGKNTTPSVVAFTDKGEILVGDVAKRQAVTNPEKTIYSIKRIMGLMSNEKNAEEAKARLPYHVVDRNGACAVEIAGKVYTPQEISAKILIKLKEDAEAYLGEKVTDAVITVPAYFNDSQRKATKEAGTIAGLNVLRIINEPTAAALAYGLDKKEAEKILVYDLGGGTFDVTVLETGDNIVEVLATGGNAFLGGDDFDNKIIDWLVSEFKNETGIDLKGDIMALQRLKEAAENAKKELSSAQETEINLPFITADATGPKHLVKKLTRAKFEGMIDSLVGETITKINEVTKDAGLNKSDIKEVVMVGGSTRVPLVQEEVKKAFGKELNKSVNPDEVVAIGAAIQGAVIKGDVKDVLLLDVTPLSLGIETLGGVMTKIIEKGTTIPTKKSQVFSTAEDNQSAVTIMVLQGEREFARDNKSLGNFNLEGIPAAPRGVPQIEVEFDIDANGILTVSAKDKATGKAQNITISGSSGLSEEEINNMVKDAELHKEEDKKRKDAVEARNQADALVHQTEKSMSELGEKVPAEDRSNIEAALNDLKEVLKDENSSKEQIDAKVEALSKASHKLAEAMYKKDENAGANGGNNKKDDDVIDAEVE
- the dsbD gene encoding protein-disulfide reductase DsbD, giving the protein MFLKFLFSLILFVGSLFAEVLDVSKAFVLTPSVDSQNVEVKFNFGKNIYLYKESFEIKLAGKKINELLNLPSSENTGEYEIYPKDFSIFIPLNLVKENLSNGKAILDINYQGCAKNGICYRPQSRIYEITDQAGKFSIATFKKEQKNDTDSFAEEFSSEQDIANGLGDKNFFISLLTFFGYGLLLSLTPCVFPMIPILSSIIVSKGANLNAKKGFLLSFIYVVAMSLAYALAGVAASLLGFGIAGALQNIYVLGAFAAIFVVLSFSMFGFYDIKLPAKFENLISKKSQNSSGYVGIFIMGFASALIVSPCVAAPLAGALLYIAQSGNIFYGGIMLFVMGLGMGVPLLIIGLSSGKLLPKPGSWMDEVKKIFGFLMLIMAIWILSRVLGEFFELLGYGIIGVFMAVYFGAFEVAEQSWAKFKKAFFILVFIYSVMLIVGSFLGSKEVFSPLSGLNLAKSDSALKFNSVKNLDELNEVIKNSTKPVLVDFYADWCASCKEIEKITFKDSDVMDALANFALIRIDVTNGGPQNDEMLRNFGLIDPPALLLFNGGNELNFLRTIGFIDAKNFLAKLEKIK
- a CDS encoding trehalose-6-phosphate synthase, encoding MYLFFLITHLICAIVFIGYVFFDVCIYPFAKKTVDVKTLEIVKKAYTKGSAKVFGTAFLLLLISGAYMAKDYFGGELGWWQSNFQKLLLIKIFVLLIMCLVTFISVFNVVLLKKPDPFGKFSHLIALVLCLIMVILAKVMWWA